One segment of Candidatus Kaelpia imicola DNA contains the following:
- a CDS encoding GGDEF domain-containing protein: MKEDLLTGFYTRDEFQPYIDSLTESEKSFTIGLIDLNHFKVINDKYGHMFGDSVLRYISSTIKLTFEDRGVLFRYGGDEFIVVFPEQDKKYASILFRLCNRNLKRRPFLYRTKLLRISVSYGIASYPQDAVDIESLVHKADMAMYCSKKLARGVITDVAKIGLYRILIWGKRILFWGILLALTSIIIFKPLKMGIKRFIASKNIEQGEVVSDYPCEVIFKNGYTLKGILVERDTETITLLIPMGGAEGKMKIDKNIIRKYRTFKPQN; the protein is encoded by the coding sequence ATGAAAGAAGATCTTTTGACAGGTTTTTATACCAGAGATGAGTTTCAACCCTATATTGATTCTCTTACTGAATCAGAGAAGAGTTTTACGATAGGCCTTATAGATTTGAACCATTTCAAGGTTATAAACGATAAATATGGTCATATGTTCGGAGATAGCGTTCTAAGATATATCTCTTCGACTATAAAACTTACATTTGAAGATAGAGGTGTGCTCTTCCGTTACGGAGGAGATGAGTTTATTGTGGTCTTTCCTGAACAGGATAAGAAGTATGCTTCAATCCTATTCAGACTCTGTAATAGAAATTTAAAGAGGCGCCCTTTTCTATACAGAACAAAATTGTTAAGAATCAGTGTCAGCTATGGGATTGCATCTTATCCTCAGGATGCTGTGGATATAGAGTCGCTTGTCCATAAAGCCGATATGGCCATGTATTGTTCTAAAAAGCTGGCCAGAGGCGTTATAACGGATGTTGCAAAGATAGGCCTCTATCGAATACTTATCTGGGGGAAGAGAATTCTCTTTTGGGGAATATTGCTTGCTCTGACCAGCATTATTATCTTCAAACCTTTAAAGATGGGAATAAAGAGATTTATTGCTTCAAAAAATATAGAACAGGGTGAGGTGGTATCTGACTATCCCTGCGAAGTAATTTTTAAAAATGGCTATACTTTAAAGGGGATCTTGGTAGAGAGAGATACTGAGACTATTACACTCCTTATTCCTATGGGCGGGGCTGAAGGTAAGATGAAGATAGATAAGAACATAATCCGTAAATACCGCACTTTTAAGCCTCAAAACTGA
- the tatC gene encoding twin-arginine translocase subunit TatC has protein sequence MTVFDHLEEFRRRLIYILVFYFLSVVICYLFVDDLLLFIQKPVTKLIYIHPAELFIVRIKIALSLGAFATFTCFISQLYLYIKPALRESSLKTSFLYIFSIVLFFYSGIVLGYLLFLPCFLNFLLNFEAGNISAMITVSNYISFLFMLLLSFGIISIIPLAVLFSVRSGLVEAGVLKRGRKYIYLASFILAALLTPPDVFTQVILALPLILLFELSILISSFSVYNSSKR, from the coding sequence TTGACTGTCTTTGATCATCTCGAAGAGTTCAGAAGAAGGTTGATATATATCCTCGTCTTTTATTTTCTCTCTGTAGTTATCTGCTATCTTTTTGTAGATGATCTTTTGCTCTTTATTCAAAAACCGGTAACTAAGCTAATATATATTCATCCGGCAGAGCTTTTTATTGTTAGAATAAAGATAGCTCTCTCTCTGGGGGCATTTGCGACTTTCACCTGTTTTATCTCGCAACTCTACCTGTATATAAAGCCGGCTCTTAGAGAGAGTAGTTTGAAAACATCCTTTCTCTATATATTTTCTATAGTTCTTTTTTTCTATTCGGGAATAGTGCTTGGTTACCTGTTATTTTTGCCCTGTTTTCTTAACTTCTTGCTTAATTTTGAAGCAGGCAATATAAGCGCAATGATAACCGTCAGTAATTACATCTCTTTTCTTTTTATGCTGCTCTTATCTTTCGGTATTATTTCTATAATTCCGCTGGCCGTTCTTTTCTCTGTTAGATCCGGATTGGTAGAAGCTGGGGTCTTAAAGAGGGGCAGGAAATATATATATCTAGCCAGCTTTATTCTGGCTGCGCTCTTAACGCCTCCGGATGTTTTTACTCAAGTAATTCTTGCCCTGCCTTTGATATTGCTTTTTGAATTAAGTATTTTAATTTCCTCATTTTCTGTATATAATAGTTCAAAGAGATAA
- the tatA gene encoding twin-arginine translocase TatA/TatE family subunit yields the protein MFRMGMTEILIILLIVLLLFGAKRLPEIGRALAKTLREFRKESEHIDSDKSEEDSDDTIS from the coding sequence ATGTTTCGAATGGGTATGACCGAGATACTTATAATCCTTTTGATCGTGCTGCTTCTCTTTGGAGCCAAGAGGCTGCCTGAGATAGGAAGAGCTCTTGCCAAGACTCTCAGGGAGTTCAGAAAAGAGTCTGAGCATATTGATTCCGATAAGAGTGAAGAAGATTCGGATGATACTATAAGTTGA
- a CDS encoding ComEC/Rec2 family competence protein, translating to MPPFSLNLFFVLISYITGLTAARFFNLNIYSLFILSALSLLVSSLFIRRRVSVLLISSAFILLGALSIEIEELKRDSLSGLKYLEEVRVEGVVKSIPLKRDERLRFTLSIESIDGREVSAAIPITVYYSYSSLIEPGDLLSLSGAFRSIRGNSYLLTDEVVKLKEYFSFKRYIYKIKKYTLTAIDELYPKEYAPFVKATVAGEVGSSIKGLREIFQEIGVVHILAISGLHVGLLLCFSAFLTRLLGIYGRLKILLLAVILISYMFLSGCRPPVTRATLMALIYLYFWFRGYRVNPFNLLMSAAFIMLLFQPQALFGLSFQLSFAAMSGIFTLLHAFNDQLRPGFKGKLLGYLKVTFGAYIFVLPLIWYYFSRISLIALFVNTAFITIFSYLISSAFFVLMLYPLIPSLSQVVAQSGFPIFYYLFKVLDNLAALPFASLDMPRISIIGVIFIYLIFVLSILAFRDIIKEKRELSKS from the coding sequence ATGCCTCCCTTTTCGTTAAATCTGTTTTTTGTTTTAATAAGTTATATCACAGGTCTTACAGCTGCCCGATTTTTTAATTTAAATATTTATTCTCTCTTTATTCTTTCTGCTCTATCATTGTTGGTTTCGTCTCTCTTTATCAGGAGAAGAGTCTCTGTCTTACTTATATCTTCGGCCTTTATTCTCTTAGGAGCTCTCAGCATTGAGATAGAAGAGTTAAAGAGAGACTCTCTATCTGGTTTAAAATACTTGGAAGAGGTTAGAGTGGAGGGAGTTGTTAAGTCCATCCCTCTAAAGAGAGACGAGAGGTTGAGATTTACTCTATCTATAGAGAGTATCGACGGCAGGGAAGTTAGTGCTGCTATCCCTATAACGGTCTATTATAGTTACAGTTCTTTAATAGAGCCTGGAGACTTACTATCCTTAAGCGGAGCCTTTAGAAGTATCAGAGGCAATAGCTATCTTCTTACGGATGAGGTGGTTAAGCTAAAAGAGTATTTTTCATTCAAGAGGTATATCTATAAGATTAAAAAGTATACGTTAACGGCAATAGATGAGCTTTATCCTAAAGAGTATGCACCTTTTGTAAAAGCAACAGTAGCGGGTGAAGTAGGCAGTAGCATCAAAGGGTTGCGTGAAATATTTCAAGAGATTGGCGTTGTGCATATCCTTGCAATAAGCGGCCTCCATGTTGGATTATTGTTATGCTTCTCTGCTTTTCTGACTAGATTATTGGGTATCTATGGAAGGCTTAAGATTCTTCTCTTGGCGGTAATACTTATCTCTTATATGTTCTTAAGCGGATGCAGACCTCCTGTTACGCGGGCTACTCTTATGGCTTTAATATATCTCTATTTCTGGTTTCGAGGTTATAGGGTAAACCCTTTCAATCTCCTGATGTCAGCTGCCTTTATAATGCTTCTCTTTCAGCCTCAGGCGTTATTCGGTCTTAGCTTTCAGCTCTCATTTGCTGCCATGTCAGGTATTTTTACTCTACTCCATGCTTTTAATGATCAATTGAGGCCGGGGTTTAAAGGAAAGCTGCTTGGTTATCTGAAGGTTACTTTCGGGGCCTATATATTTGTCCTTCCTCTTATCTGGTATTACTTCAGCAGAATCTCCTTAATTGCACTCTTTGTAAATACTGCTTTCATTACTATATTCTCTTACCTTATAAGCTCAGCTTTTTTTGTGCTTATGTTGTACCCTCTGATTCCTTCTCTCTCGCAGGTTGTGGCCCAGAGCGGTTTTCCAATATTCTATTATCTCTTTAAGGTTTTGGATAATCTGGCCGCTCTTCCTTTTGCATCTTTAGATATGCCTCGGATAAGCATAATAGGAGTTATCTTTATCTATCTTATCTTTGTTCTGTCTATTTTAGCCTTTCGTGATATAATCAAAGAGAAGAGAGAGTTATCTAAATCTTAG
- a CDS encoding helix-hairpin-helix domain-containing protein has product MKINLSKEGKYLLFFLAFSFLIYLFVSFVGIEEFKYNLISERAKSEIIFPLDLNAASYAELINIPGIGPSYAQRIIEYRYNNGGFGSIEELKNVKGIGDKKLKKMKPYLKL; this is encoded by the coding sequence GTGAAAATCAACTTAAGTAAAGAGGGAAAATATCTTTTATTTTTTTTAGCATTCTCTTTTCTAATCTATCTTTTTGTCTCTTTTGTAGGTATTGAAGAGTTTAAATATAATCTAATCTCAGAGAGAGCTAAATCAGAGATAATCTTTCCTCTGGATCTAAATGCTGCTTCATATGCCGAGCTTATTAATATTCCCGGCATAGGGCCGAGCTATGCTCAGAGAATAATAGAGTACCGCTATAATAATGGAGGATTCGGAAGCATTGAAGAGTTGAAAAATGTCAAAGGGATAGGAGATAAGAAGTTAAAGAAGATGAAACCATATCTTAAACTGTAA
- the leuS gene encoding leucine--tRNA ligase, with the protein MEDYQPQKFEERWQQYWQDQRVFNVDTAGKSKEKYYCLVMFPYPSNELHVGHARNYVIGDVVGRYKAMQGLSVLAPIGWDAFGLPAENQAIKHKIHPKEWTLSNIERITSQLKIWGIGYDWEREITSCEPDYYKWTQWIFLKLYEKGLAYKKRAAVNYCPSCKTVLANEQVLDGNCERCNSPVQKREMEQWFFKITDYVERLLDDLGGLEEWPQRVKTMQRNWIGKSDGVEIDFPIVGEDKKLNCFTTRVDTIFGATYAVLAPEHPFIGEWIKRGEAGDDVVDFIERVKKTARRSKDIGDLEKEGIAIGKYAINPMTNEKIPIFCANYVLMEYGTGSVMAVPAHDQRDFEFAKKYDLPMRIVVDNPQSSLKLDEMDEAYEDEGILVNSSDFNRLSSDEAKVRIAEYMEEKGVGRQQVQYKLRDWLISRQRYWGAAIPIVYCDSCGIVPLPEEDLPVLLPEDVEFKPTGESPLKLCSDFVKTECPKCGREGRREVDTMDTFVDSSWYFLRYISPRDKKKAFDTELVNYWLPVDQYIGGIEHATMHLIYARFITKVLFDLSFIGFKEPFKRLFTQGMIVKDGAKMSKSKGNVVAPDGLIEKYGADTMRLYILFIGPPEKDAEWSDKGVEGAYRFLNRFWRLYQRLGEYSPSDLNKEREKELNRILNLTIKKITEDMEGGFKFNTAISSIMELVNRAQSNVTARSISKELLAEVLEKLIILLSPFAPHITEELWKEMGEKSPLIREAVWPEYKEAALVQETIEIPVQVNGKLRAKISISNDAGEDEIKEATLKDDKLKERLANKEIKKFIVVGKKIINIIV; encoded by the coding sequence ATGGAGGATTATCAGCCTCAGAAGTTTGAAGAGAGATGGCAGCAGTATTGGCAGGATCAAAGAGTATTCAATGTAGATACAGCAGGCAAGAGTAAGGAAAAATATTATTGCCTGGTTATGTTTCCTTACCCGTCAAATGAACTTCACGTAGGACATGCCAGGAACTATGTAATAGGTGATGTTGTTGGGCGATATAAGGCTATGCAGGGTCTATCTGTATTAGCACCTATAGGCTGGGATGCGTTCGGGCTTCCAGCTGAAAATCAGGCCATAAAACATAAAATCCATCCTAAAGAGTGGACCCTCTCTAATATAGAGAGGATTACCTCTCAGCTTAAAATCTGGGGCATAGGTTATGATTGGGAGAGAGAGATTACATCTTGCGAACCTGATTACTATAAGTGGACTCAATGGATATTCTTAAAGCTTTACGAGAAAGGGCTGGCTTATAAAAAGAGAGCGGCTGTTAACTATTGCCCTTCTTGTAAGACTGTGCTTGCAAATGAACAGGTCTTAGATGGTAACTGCGAAAGATGTAATTCCCCGGTTCAGAAGCGGGAGATGGAACAATGGTTTTTTAAGATCACAGATTATGTTGAGAGACTCTTAGACGATCTTGGTGGACTGGAGGAGTGGCCGCAGAGAGTTAAGACAATGCAGAGAAACTGGATCGGTAAATCAGATGGTGTTGAGATAGATTTTCCTATAGTCGGAGAAGATAAGAAGCTCAACTGTTTTACGACGCGTGTAGATACCATCTTCGGTGCGACCTATGCAGTGCTTGCTCCTGAACACCCCTTTATAGGGGAGTGGATTAAAAGGGGTGAAGCTGGTGATGACGTTGTTGATTTTATAGAGAGGGTAAAAAAGACTGCAAGGAGATCGAAAGATATTGGAGATTTAGAGAAGGAAGGAATAGCTATTGGTAAATATGCAATAAACCCTATGACTAATGAGAAGATTCCTATATTCTGCGCTAATTATGTTTTGATGGAATATGGCACAGGTTCTGTTATGGCGGTTCCGGCTCACGACCAGAGAGATTTTGAGTTTGCAAAAAAATATGATCTTCCTATGCGTATAGTCGTTGATAACCCTCAAAGTAGTCTTAAATTAGACGAGATGGATGAGGCTTACGAAGATGAGGGGATTTTAGTCAACTCTTCTGATTTTAACAGACTTTCCTCAGATGAGGCAAAGGTTAGGATTGCCGAATATATGGAGGAGAAAGGGGTTGGAAGGCAGCAGGTGCAATATAAGTTAAGAGATTGGCTGATATCACGGCAGCGTTACTGGGGAGCTGCTATTCCAATAGTATATTGTGACTCATGTGGGATAGTGCCTCTACCTGAGGAAGATTTGCCCGTACTCTTACCTGAAGATGTAGAGTTTAAACCTACAGGTGAGTCGCCCTTAAAACTCTGTTCTGATTTTGTTAAGACAGAGTGTCCTAAGTGCGGAAGAGAGGGGAGGCGTGAGGTTGATACGATGGATACTTTCGTTGACTCATCCTGGTATTTTTTGCGTTATATAAGCCCCCGGGATAAAAAGAAAGCTTTTGATACTGAGTTGGTTAACTACTGGCTTCCGGTCGATCAGTATATAGGCGGTATAGAGCATGCTACAATGCATCTTATATATGCCAGGTTTATTACTAAGGTATTGTTTGATCTAAGTTTTATTGGTTTCAAGGAGCCTTTTAAGAGGCTCTTTACTCAGGGTATGATCGTAAAAGACGGTGCCAAGATGTCTAAGTCCAAAGGTAATGTTGTAGCTCCGGACGGATTGATTGAAAAATACGGTGCGGATACTATGCGTCTTTATATTCTTTTTATTGGGCCGCCCGAGAAAGATGCTGAGTGGTCGGATAAGGGGGTTGAGGGAGCGTATAGATTCTTAAACAGATTCTGGCGCCTATATCAGAGATTGGGCGAGTATAGTCCTTCTGATCTAAATAAAGAGAGAGAGAAAGAGCTTAACAGAATATTGAATTTGACAATCAAAAAGATAACAGAGGATATGGAGGGCGGTTTTAAATTTAATACCGCAATAAGCTCTATTATGGAACTGGTAAACCGGGCTCAGTCGAATGTCACGGCCAGGTCTATAAGTAAAGAACTTCTGGCTGAGGTTCTTGAAAAACTTATTATCTTGCTATCGCCTTTCGCGCCTCATATAACCGAGGAGTTATGGAAAGAGATGGGAGAGAAATCTCCGCTGATTAGAGAGGCTGTCTGGCCTGAATATAAAGAGGCAGCACTTGTTCAGGAGACCATAGAGATACCTGTTCAGGTAAACGGTAAACTGCGAGCTAAGATATCTATTTCAAATGATGCCGGAGAAGATGAGATTAAAGAGGCCACACTTAAAGATGATAAGTTAAAAGAGCGTTTGGCGAATAAAGAGATAAAAAAGTTTATTGTAGTCGGTAAAAAGATAATCAATATTATTGTGTGA
- a CDS encoding deoxyribonuclease IV: MLTIGVHLSISKGLLKALDQARSLDSGAMQIFIRNPRGYAKKILDPNEVKEFIEKRKEYGIVPIVIHGSYLLNIASSDRRVRDRSISAIIEDLRLSSQIVAEYYVLHFGSNPDRVKGLNIMRKSLAAIFKRLDFKPLILLENTAGEGSKLGWEIDDFKSILRGNKKKLGICLDSAHLFASGVNLSNSRELNNFLKEFDRKVGIDSVKLLHLNDSNAPCCSKRDRHAHIGEGFIKSKGISNFINHPKFRELPIILETPKDKEKDDIKNLNRVKYLKKKGR, from the coding sequence ATGCTAACCATAGGAGTTCATCTCTCAATATCAAAAGGTCTTCTTAAGGCTTTAGATCAAGCCAGAAGTCTCGACTCCGGTGCGATGCAGATATTTATCCGTAATCCCAGAGGTTATGCTAAAAAGATATTGGATCCGAATGAGGTTAAGGAGTTCATCGAAAAGCGTAAAGAGTACGGCATAGTCCCGATAGTTATACACGGAAGCTACCTTTTAAATATTGCATCTTCAGATAGAAGAGTAAGAGATAGATCAATCTCTGCAATAATAGAGGATCTCAGGCTTTCATCTCAGATAGTTGCCGAATATTATGTTTTACATTTTGGTTCAAATCCGGATAGGGTGAAAGGTTTAAATATTATGCGGAAATCTTTGGCTGCTATTTTTAAAAGGCTTGATTTTAAGCCTTTGATATTGCTTGAAAATACAGCCGGGGAAGGCAGTAAACTGGGCTGGGAGATAGATGATTTTAAGTCTATCTTAAGGGGAAATAAGAAGAAGCTTGGAATATGCCTTGATAGCGCCCATCTTTTTGCCTCAGGAGTAAATTTAAGTAATAGCAGAGAACTGAATAATTTCTTAAAAGAGTTTGATAGAAAGGTCGGAATAGATAGTGTTAAGCTATTGCATCTAAATGATTCTAATGCTCCCTGTTGTTCTAAGAGAGACCGTCACGCGCATATAGGCGAAGGTTTTATTAAGAGTAAAGGCATTAGTAATTTTATCAATCACCCTAAGTTTAGGGAGCTGCCGATTATACTTGAGACACCTAAGGATAAAGAAAAAGATGACATCAAAAACTTAAATAGGGTAAAATATCTGAAAAAGAAAGGAAGGTAA
- a CDS encoding ABC transporter ATP-binding protein produces MKLYFSILKMAKPYLGVIACAVIFMIISTLTDGASLSMLAPLADKVLTDKPIVLPQDNIPDFINQLIAKANSMPQMRLLTVLAMTLLVLICFKGITFYFQSVLMEIAGQRVIRDIRAKIFEKIQYMSMDFFSKSRVGDLISRMTYDVYVMRHVLTEGLAEGIYYTFQLLLFLSIVLVIHFKLALIVLVVMPIVGFPLIKIGKRLRKISKQAQAKMGDLNSRMQETFTAMNIVKAFSMEGKEILRFKLLNQDFYKLMLKTMRRTLVINPASEIVAAFAGVVVLIVGGREVIAGEMSFGIFMLFLAGMAALMKPVKRLIKVYNFNQVALAAGERIFELLNQESSICEVPNASILDMPKEGVEYKAVRFSYEGGGEVLKGIDLKVKMGEVVCLVGPSGVGKSTLVNLLLRFYDPSEGAVLIDGVDIKGVGIDSLRKHIGLVTQEPVIFNDTIANNISYGVKNKSLDEIKKAAVVANADGFIQKIPRKYDAAAGERGAKLSGGEKQRLAIARAILRDPPILIMDEATAQLDAASELKVQEAIQRLIEGRTVFLIAHRISTARRADRIIVIEDGRIAEEGKHDELIQKGGLYCKYYKYQYQDV; encoded by the coding sequence ATGAAACTCTATTTTAGTATCTTAAAGATGGCCAAACCTTACTTAGGGGTGATTGCATGCGCTGTTATATTTATGATTATCTCTACCTTAACAGACGGAGCATCTTTAAGTATGCTTGCTCCTTTAGCTGATAAAGTTTTAACAGATAAACCGATAGTTTTACCGCAGGACAATATTCCCGATTTTATAAATCAGTTGATAGCCAAAGCTAATAGTATGCCGCAGATGAGACTACTTACTGTATTAGCTATGACGTTGTTGGTTCTTATATGCTTTAAAGGTATCACTTTTTATTTTCAGTCTGTTTTGATGGAGATTGCAGGACAGAGGGTTATAAGAGATATCAGGGCAAAGATATTTGAGAAGATTCAGTATATGTCTATGGATTTCTTCTCTAAAAGTAGAGTTGGTGATTTAATATCCAGGATGACATATGATGTCTATGTGATGCGTCACGTTCTTACCGAAGGTTTGGCCGAAGGCATATATTATACTTTTCAGTTGTTGTTATTTTTAAGCATCGTTCTGGTTATACATTTCAAACTAGCTTTGATAGTTCTTGTTGTTATGCCGATAGTTGGCTTTCCGCTTATAAAGATTGGTAAGAGATTGCGTAAGATATCCAAGCAGGCTCAGGCTAAGATGGGTGATCTAAACTCCAGGATGCAGGAGACTTTTACCGCGATGAATATAGTCAAAGCATTCTCCATGGAAGGTAAAGAGATATTGAGGTTTAAACTGCTGAACCAGGATTTCTACAAGCTCATGCTTAAGACGATGCGTAGAACCCTTGTGATAAATCCGGCATCAGAGATTGTAGCTGCTTTTGCAGGTGTTGTGGTTCTTATCGTAGGTGGAAGAGAGGTTATAGCGGGGGAGATGTCTTTTGGTATATTCATGTTGTTTTTGGCAGGGATGGCAGCGCTGATGAAACCGGTAAAGCGTCTTATCAAGGTATATAATTTCAACCAAGTTGCGCTTGCAGCTGGAGAGAGAATATTTGAATTATTAAATCAGGAGTCGTCTATTTGCGAAGTTCCAAATGCCTCAATTCTTGATATGCCAAAAGAAGGGGTTGAATATAAAGCTGTGCGCTTTAGTTATGAAGGGGGAGGAGAGGTTTTAAAGGGTATAGATCTTAAGGTTAAGATGGGCGAGGTTGTATGTCTTGTTGGACCAAGCGGTGTCGGTAAGTCAACCCTTGTAAACCTGCTGCTCAGGTTCTACGATCCAAGTGAAGGAGCTGTTTTAATAGACGGTGTTGACATAAAGGGTGTAGGAATAGATTCGCTTAGAAAGCATATCGGGCTGGTTACCCAAGAGCCTGTTATATTTAACGATACAATCGCAAACAATATCTCCTACGGTGTTAAAAATAAAAGTTTGGACGAAATAAAAAAAGCTGCGGTTGTGGCAAACGCAGATGGTTTTATTCAAAAGATTCCCCGGAAGTATGATGCAGCGGCAGGTGAGCGCGGTGCTAAGCTGTCAGGCGGTGAGAAGCAGCGGCTTGCAATAGCCAGGGCTATTCTGAGGGACCCTCCTATTCTTATAATGGATGAAGCAACAGCCCAGCTTGATGCAGCGTCAGAGCTTAAGGTTCAGGAGGCTATACAGAGACTGATAGAGGGTAGGACTGTATTTTTGATAGCTCACCGTATCTCAACTGCAAGAAGGGCTGATAGGATAATAGTTATAGAGGATGGCCGGATAGCGGAAGAGGGAAAACATGATGAGCTGATTCAGAAGGGCGGGTTATATTGTAAATATTATAAATACCAATATCAGGATGTTTGA
- the hflX gene encoding GTPase HflX: MKESAYIVNVDRRDRGSWTPKERAAEMKELILSTGCSIGGEDFCSIKRVGPHYFIGQGKVGNIAYSARELGSDVIIFSQDLSAAQQQNIEDETGVKTIDRTQLILDVFSRHARSSEGKLQVELAQLGYLLPRLRGKGIMLSRLGAGIGTRGPGEKKLEVDRRRIRRRIEHLNRELKEVKKRRLSLRKRRARNEVSSIVLIGYTNAGKTTLLNLLTKSKQISSDSMFTTLDPVSRAATLSGKSRVVFSDTVGFLNDLPHHLIDAFRATFEEIAEADLILHLIDLSNPLAVKRRASVYKVLDQLGIKDKNILTVLNKIDKLPSIDNASLSLRYPGSIPISALNGEGVGLLLKNIESELSLYESFLNLFVPDDKLKVLDLIAKDSIIGIKKKRGGVYIRARVNLSVRERIYREISK; encoded by the coding sequence ATGAAAGAGAGTGCGTATATAGTAAATGTTGACCGGAGAGATAGAGGCTCCTGGACTCCAAAAGAGAGAGCAGCAGAGATGAAAGAGCTTATTCTATCTACAGGCTGCAGCATCGGGGGTGAGGATTTTTGCAGCATAAAGAGAGTAGGCCCGCATTATTTTATAGGTCAGGGCAAGGTTGGAAACATAGCTTACAGTGCCAGAGAGCTGGGCTCTGACGTTATAATCTTTTCTCAGGATCTATCAGCAGCTCAACAGCAAAATATAGAAGATGAGACAGGTGTTAAGACGATAGACAGAACCCAGCTTATATTGGATGTCTTCTCACGCCATGCCAGAAGCTCTGAAGGTAAGCTTCAGGTTGAACTGGCTCAACTTGGTTATCTCTTGCCGCGCCTTCGCGGTAAAGGTATTATGCTCTCCCGTTTAGGGGCTGGTATTGGGACCAGAGGTCCGGGTGAGAAGAAGCTTGAGGTTGATAGGCGCAGGATAAGAAGAAGAATAGAACATCTAAACAGAGAGTTAAAAGAGGTAAAGAAGAGGCGCCTCTCTTTACGTAAAAGGAGAGCTAGAAATGAAGTTTCTTCGATAGTATTGATTGGCTATACAAATGCAGGTAAGACTACGCTTCTCAATCTTTTGACGAAATCAAAGCAGATCTCATCCGATAGTATGTTTACGACGCTTGATCCTGTCTCACGTGCTGCTACTCTTTCAGGTAAGAGCAGGGTAGTGTTTTCAGATACCGTAGGTTTCTTAAACGATCTGCCGCATCACCTGATTGATGCGTTTAGAGCAACGTTTGAAGAGATAGCCGAGGCTGATTTGATTCTCCATCTAATCGATCTGTCAAATCCGCTTGCTGTTAAAAGAAGAGCATCTGTTTATAAGGTTTTAGATCAGCTCGGTATTAAGGATAAGAATATTTTAACAGTTTTGAATAAAATAGATAAACTGCCCAGTATAGATAATGCAAGCCTAAGTTTGAGGTATCCCGGCTCTATTCCGATATCTGCTTTAAACGGTGAAGGAGTAGGACTGCTTCTTAAAAATATAGAGAGCGAGCTTTCACTATACGAATCTTTTTTAAACCTCTTTGTGCCTGATGACAAGCTTAAGGTACTAGATCTTATCGCTAAGGATAGTATAATCGGTATAAAGAAAAAGAGAGGCGGAGTCTATATAAGAGCCCGGGTTAATCTCTCAGTCAGAGAGAGGATTTATCGGGAAATCTCTAAATAA
- the miaA gene encoding tRNA (adenosine(37)-N6)-dimethylallyltransferase MiaA, which translates to MDRNLVIVLTGPTGVGKTEVSIELFKLIGRTELVSIDSMAIYKGMDIGTSKPGRDIRAKIPHHMIDIVDYGQNFDVAEYVSRASEVIAHIVSRGNIPLLVGGSIMYLYALLDGIFKGPSRSNEMRGRLVKRSEDEGLEKLYAELKELDPEAADRIHRNDLRRIVRALEVYYLTGERISELKTEREGISSKYDLKIYALSDKRSKIYANIDKRVDNMVSGGLVSEAESLMGSMSLTAYQGVGYKEIIRYLKGEYGLEEAIRLIKRNTRRLAKRQLSWLKRDHRIEWFYGYNFESKAGIAESIFNNLGKR; encoded by the coding sequence ATGGATAGAAATTTAGTTATTGTATTGACAGGTCCTACCGGCGTAGGAAAGACAGAGGTCTCAATAGAACTTTTTAAGTTGATTGGCAGAACAGAGCTGGTCTCTATTGACTCTATGGCAATCTATAAAGGTATGGATATTGGAACATCGAAACCCGGTAGAGATATTCGGGCTAAAATTCCCCACCATATGATAGATATAGTTGATTATGGCCAGAATTTTGACGTTGCAGAGTATGTAAGTAGAGCATCGGAGGTTATAGCTCATATCGTATCCAGAGGTAATATCCCTCTCCTTGTCGGCGGTTCTATTATGTATCTATACGCGCTTTTAGACGGTATCTTTAAAGGGCCCTCCCGTAGCAATGAGATGAGAGGCAGGCTCGTGAAGAGGTCGGAAGATGAGGGGTTGGAGAAGCTCTATGCTGAACTTAAAGAGCTTGACCCTGAGGCAGCGGATAGGATTCACCGGAATGATTTAAGAAGGATAGTCCGTGCTCTTGAGGTATATTATTTAACCGGAGAGAGGATATCAGAGTTAAAAACAGAGAGAGAGGGGATCTCATCAAAGTACGATTTAAAGATCTATGCATTATCTGATAAGAGGTCAAAGATATATGCCAATATCGACAAAAGAGTCGATAATATGGTCTCTGGAGGCTTGGTCTCTGAGGCTGAGTCTTTGATGGGTAGTATGAGCCTAACAGCTTATCAGGGAGTAGGTTATAAGGAGATAATTAGATATCTTAAGGGAGAGTATGGTTTAGAAGAAGCTATAAGGCTTATCAAGCGTAATACCCGCCGTCTTGCAAAGAGGCAGCTATCCTGGTTAAAGAGAGATCATCGTATAGAGTGGTTCTATGGTTATAATTTTGAATCAAAAGCCGGCATTGCTGAATCTATTTTCAATAATTTAGGGAAGAGATGA